One genomic region from Rhizomicrobium palustre encodes:
- the sufU gene encoding Fe-S cluster assembly sulfur transfer protein SufU: MDESLRELYQEVILDHSRHPRHFGPLEHATHDGQGHNPLCGDRVTVHLIVDGEDRIQRITFEGRGCAISQASASLMTDMLTGRTVGEAEELMNGFLHLVKGEDASDLAEDDLDRLQVMAGVSAFPMRVKCATLAWHTMKSALENGASQAEAAKTE; this comes from the coding sequence ATGGACGAGAGCCTGCGTGAATTGTACCAGGAAGTGATCCTCGATCACTCGCGCCACCCGCGCCATTTCGGGCCGCTGGAACATGCCACCCATGATGGGCAGGGGCATAACCCCCTCTGCGGCGACCGCGTTACGGTGCATCTGATCGTCGATGGCGAGGATCGCATCCAGCGTATCACTTTCGAAGGCCGGGGCTGTGCTATCAGCCAAGCCTCTGCCTCGCTAATGACCGACATGTTGACGGGGCGTACGGTTGGCGAAGCCGAGGAATTGATGAACGGCTTCCTGCATCTGGTGAAGGGCGAGGACGCGTCCGATTTGGCAGAAGACGATCTTGACCGTTTGCAGGTGATGGCGGGCGTTTCGGCCTTTCCCATGCGGGTCAAATGCGCCACGCTGGCCTGGCACACCATGAAATCGGCACTGGAGAACGGTGCATCTCAGGCCGAGGCTGCGAAGACCGAATGA
- a CDS encoding SUF system Fe-S cluster assembly protein, with the protein MSEQLETTPDQVSAIPPEELEAFTQKLIAAMKTVYDPEIPVDIYELGLIYKVDVADNKDVAVDMTLTAPGCPVAGEMPNMVRDALLTVEGIGDVTVNMTFDPPWTPERMSEEARLELNMF; encoded by the coding sequence ATGAGCGAGCAACTCGAAACCACGCCGGATCAGGTTTCCGCTATTCCGCCGGAAGAGCTGGAAGCCTTCACGCAAAAACTCATCGCGGCGATGAAAACCGTCTACGATCCGGAAATTCCGGTCGATATCTATGAACTTGGCCTTATCTACAAGGTGGATGTGGCGGACAATAAGGACGTCGCGGTGGACATGACACTGACCGCGCCGGGCTGTCCGGTGGCTGGTGAGATGCCCAATATGGTGCGCGACGCGCTTCTTACCGTGGAAGGCATCGGTGATGTCACGGTTAACATGACCTTCGATCCGCCCTGGACGCCGGAGCGCATGAGCGAAGAAGCCCGCCTCGAACTGAACATGTTCTGA